The DNA segment aattcaaccaacccctcatggtcatggtgtctcttcacagcaacccCAAACATTATCTAAAAACCACTTCATAGGGttgaggatacagctcagtggttaagagtgaagAGGACATAGATACAATCCTCagtgagaggagagggaaaatgTCAGGTAAGGTGGTATATACCCAGTGACAGATGTAGGGGGATCATAGAGAGCCTGGGAAACATGACTCTTTCAACAAATTAATAGGGCTGGGAAGATAGCACAGTAAAGTGCTTTTTGTCACACAAGCACAGGATGTAAGATGGATATAGAAgaaccaggcttggtggtacacctctggacagagaaaagagatCTCAGGGGTTGCTGGCTAGCtctgtgagaacctgtctcaaaagggtTGTTGTTCTAATTTCCATACACGTGTCACAGCCTGCGTGTGCTCCTTCCTCCTCAGACACATTACACAGTAAGGTAAAGTAATTGAAGTAGTTTAGATTACATACAAAAGACATCATAGGCATTTAAGCCATGACATTCTGCCTTGATTCTAAGTTATATTCATTAGCTTAAACAAACATTAGGAAACTAGTCTGGAGCTAAAGCTAAGTACTAAAGTCTTAAGTGTCTGCTGGTGAATGGGAAAGGCTCTCATACTCAGAATGTGTTCACCTAGGTCCTGAACTCAACGCCAGGCCATCAAGGTACTCTCGTGTTATGGTCTGGAGTCAGGTTTACTAAGCATCCTATCTTAAGCTGGGAAGTGGTGATGAATgcatttattctcagcacttggaaggcacaggcaggaagatcttgaggcagtttgaagccaggctgatctacagagcaagttctaggacagccagggctacacaaagaaacagtcttgaaaaagaaaacaaaacagaggccTATCTCAATGAGTAAGGGACAGTGATAGAAGACACTGGACCTCTGGGCTTGTGTACTCTCACACCCAAGTATGTAAGCTCACACCCCACACCTGGATGAAAAGAATGTTCAACAGTGACTGACAGGTATATTCAACAAACCTGCGCTGGCAATACAAAAGCACAGAAGGGgcacagaaacaaaagcaggtgATGGACAAatttctccccagcctcccccagtTCTTAGGTTCTCTTGTACACAGATAAATTATAGAAAAGTTTGGTCACTGTTTGAATCTTGAATGTAACTGCTGAAACTGATCTGTCAAACCTTCATTAACTCACCTGTAATTATGGGTGAAAACAAATTATTCCAGTTCCTCATAGCACTTGTGTAAATCTGTATTAACACTTGGGACCTCTTCTCCCACTCCTTACATGTATTTAACTTCCAGTTTTAGAGGCCTGACATACTCTTTTGGGTTTATGTGCAGAAATACCACACAGACAGTCACACAGCACTGGTGGGGTCTCAAAGGCTGCTGTAACATAATACAGGCAGAGCAAGCTAAGGGAGCTGTGAAGCCCCAATACAAactcaggacaggacaggacagggtaAAACAGCCAAGTTCCTGAAGGCTTTTCTCACTGGCACGGACAGTCTCATCAGTGGCTTGCACGTCACTGCACCTAGTAAAATATAGACCTTTATAACCAAATCCCATCTGCCTGAAGATGTACACAGAGAATGCTTTCACgatcactggttgctcttcctctttcttggTCTTTTTTCCCCAGAGCGTGAAGGTGTTGGAGTCTTTTGCCCCTCTTCGTTCACTGTGGACACAGGCTGTTTGAAAATGATTTCATTATCTTTATCGTCATTGATTTCAATCACCTGTGATTTTCGTCTCTCCAAAAATGTTGGTGTACAAATTGGTGTGGGACCCTGAAACCAACAAGTACATTACAGTCCAAGACTGAGAACAGGCATCTAGAACCACTACCCAACGTCACTGACTTCCTAGCTTTTATCTATCAGGAATGACCACCCAACACCACCACTATCCTCCTAATTTTAAGTTGTACCATGTGATCTATTTTCAGCCTGTTTTTACTTCAACTGACACAATTGAAGACGGTAAATAGTTTAGGAGCTTACCAAACTTAGTATGCAAATTTACTGACTGGATATACTTTATTATAAGATACTAGATACAAAGTTGTTAAGTCACTAGTTAGGGATCTACTAAAATGTCACAAGATTCAATCTGGTATCTAGTCAAATTGATGGTTTGTTTGTAAActcagctttcaggaggcagggacaggaagatcagaaattaggctagcctgggccacaatGTGAACTGGAGGCTTACCTGGACTACATGACATGAGTTCCTGTGTCAAataatcaaaaacagaaaacctcaaATACTCTGCCCTGCTGAACGGAACAGCAGAGACTGATTTTCCTCTTCAAAACTCTGTCTACAGTAACTGGCTCCCAGAACATGAGGCACACTCACCTCGCTGTCCACAGACTTCTTAGACTTCTTAGACCTCCTACGAATTCTTGTGGTAATTCTCCtcatcttctcctttctcctagGTACACCTAAAAGCCTTTCTCTTGGGGTAGGCGAAACCTGAAAACAGAGGCTAGGAATTATGCAATTTGCATATTTCTCAGCTACATGCACATGCTATAGTTGTATGCCCATCTTTAACTTAGTTCATGCAACCAGGGAAACGGCtttgctgtaatcccagccaaGATTACACATCACACCCTGTCCCCAGAACGCCTCTGTGACTGTTAAAGACTGGGACAAAGAGGTAACAGACACCTAGCTTCTGAAAGTCTAAAGCCTGGAATAGATACCTTCTTTCTCCAACTATGTGTTCTGGAAGAAGGCTGATAGGTTCTAGGGAAGATGGAAACATTCTCAAGATTCAGCCAAAAGAAGAGGAAAGTCCTTCCAAAAACTTAGGTGCAGCCATTATGACCtacattcttgtttgttttatggtgGAAAGATACCTGATACTTCCCACTGTAATGGAGGAAAAGTCCAGCCACTGACTTCCTGACTAGCAAAGGACTTAGCCAGAGAAACACCCCTGCTGAGTCACTTCTTATTCTCTGGGTTGCGGTAGTCCAACCTACACACTCTCGAAAAATGTTGCTGAACTGATGCTCAACTGACTCCTTCTGATTTTGACTTTATGACTATTTCCAATTTCAAAGAACATGAAGCCGAATCGGAACTAGAATGGCATACCACTGAAGATCacggtgctagagagatggctcagcactgcctgctcttccagagggcctaggttcaatttccagtacccatatggtggctctcAAGCCTGCAGAAGGGTCCTGGTGTCCTGCTCCATCACTGTTTTATTTCCctaagacaaagtctctcactgaacccaaagctAGGTTGGCGGCCAGCTTCATGTGTACACATCCCTCCTCTCCCTAGGGTTGCAAACATGTACAGTAGTACATGAACACACAGGTAGGCCTGGAATTATGTAGGtggtgggatctgaactctggtcctcttatttgcatagcaagcactctttctcactgacccatctctccacccaattttaagcctaaaaaaaaaaaaacaaaaaaaccataatgcagggttggggatttagctcagtggtagagcgcttgcctagcaagtgcaaggccctgggttcggtcctcagctctaaccccaaaaaaaaaagaatccataatacagctgggtggtggtgcggcacaggcctttaaccccagcactcgaggcagagccaggcagatctttgtgagttcgaagccagcattgtctacagagcaagatctaggaaaggcacaaagttacacagagaaaccctgtctcgaaaaaccaaaaaaaaaaaaggagagagagaatatccataatgcagcccagtggtggtggtgcacacctttaatcccagcacttggaaggcagagccaggcagatctctgtgagttcaaggccagcctgggctaccaagtgagttccaggaaaggcgcaaagctacagagaaaccctgtcttaaaaaaaaaaaaaaaaaaaagaatccacaaTGCAAGCGACCAGCTACAGTGGCATAAACCTACAGTCCCAGCATTGGTACGtggaaggcaggaggatgagaagatCATCTTTAGAACTTACGCTGTAAGTTGGGGGCTCACGTGGGCTACATCAAGATCACcagatctcaaaaaaaaaaaaaaaaaaaatcgctcaATACAActccaaaacaacacacacacaccgatTTAACAAAAGTCTTAACAAAAAATGAAGTAGCAGAAACTACTTCCATTTTTTTaggtaattcatttttttattattattattactttttgtgtgtggaggacaacttggaggaagaGTTAGCTCTTTTCTTCAACCACATGAGATCCAGAGACTGAACTAGGTAGCCAGGGTGGTGGCAAGTGCCTGCATTCCATGCCATCTTGCCAACATTCTGGAAAGGATTTCTTCAGTAATTGGTGGCCATTATAAAGCCAATCTCACCTGGGTAACCTTGGAATCCTCAGCATCCTTAGGAGTGCTAAGGGTGTCCTTTGAAGTCCCCTTCTTCGGTTTAGGTAAGACCTGAAAATAAGTATTAAGAATTTAATAATTTGCATATTTATCAGCTATATGATATGCTGTAGCTGAATGCCTATTTTAAGCATCAATGTCCAATTGCCAAATGGTTAAATGTAACCAGGGCAAAGGCTCTGCTCTAACCCAGGTGAGTATCACACActtataatcacagcacttggaaggctgaagcagaaggatctccaATTTGTGGGGAGCACAGATAATGTAGCAAGActccggtttaaaaaaaaaatgctggggaCTAGAGAAATGCTTCAAcaattaaaaacactggctgctctttcagaagacccaggttccattcccagcagctACATGATGGTTCACAAGTGTAAACTATAGTTttaggagatccaatgccctcttctggcctccaagggcacctggtATCCACTTGGTACACAGGTGGGAAATTATTTTAGGGAAAAAGGTGGCAGGGGCCTGGGGATGTAGTTTATATAAAGTGGCACACTTAGGGTCCCGAGTTATACCTGTAGGACTGCATAAACCTggatcccagtactcaagaagcagaggcaggaagaccagaaattctatgtcaccctcagctacataacaagtttgatGCCGGCTTGGAACAAAAGACCCAGTCTCAAcaggcacagcagcagcagctgcctctGTGGGGCTATAAGCCCATCAATTTACCCAGGAACTCAAGAGGCGGGAGGAACTATGATaaaggcttgcctgggctacagactttGTTCAAACTAGGCCATGCaactcagtgatttttttttttctctaaaagtaGGACagtgtttgggggtgggagggttggATGATGCATGCTCAATgctctgggttccattctcagtaccataaacattaaaaagaatccACAATGCAGTgtttcaggtttttcttttttttaagatttatttattatgtatatagtgttctgcctgcatgtatccctgcaggccagaagagggcaccagatctcattaccgatggttgtgagccaccatgtggttgttgggaattgaactcaggaagtctggaagaacagccagtggtcttaacctctcagccatctctccagcctggtgttTTGAAGTTTAGTGAAAATCTTACACACAGAACTAAGCAAGTACTCAGCAATAGACCacttacttgcctagcatgggcaGACTCTAACCTGGCCACtaatcaaccaaaaaaaaaaaccaaaatcctaGCATGTGAGTGCCAGAACTAGTGAGGTAGAATCCCCACCACTAAGAAAACCCAGGAAAGGACACTTACCAAtgaagggaaactataatcaatCCCCTTCTTAGCTAGCTTCTTCCGGAgtaatttttccttcttcttaaaCCGACATTCCATCTTCAACATTTGCAAATGTCCCCGTTTCTGATTATAGCGTTTCACTGCTGGAAATGATGGCTGTTGAAATGGAACATTCCACTGTTTAAAAAGTTCTTTATGGACTTTTTCTGGCGGCAGAAATTTACCtatatataaaaagaacaaaacaaaaagcaaaaatgaaaggatgttaactttaattttgtattttccctAGGGCCatcttgttgggtttttttttgttttttttttttttgggggggggggttcaagacagggtttctctgtaactttggagcctgccctggactagctctgtagaccaggctggcctccaactcacagagatccacctgcctctgcctcccaagtactgggaaggGTCATTTCTTATGGTATGAACTAACTACATGGCAGAAAAATAACTTTTAGAAACTCAAACAATTATTGTCTatgcaaatgcatgtgtgtgggctcACATGCCTCAatgcacgtggaggccagaggacagctttgtgaagttggttctctctttccacctttacgtgggttctggggattgaactcagattgtcacaCTTTCACAGCAAGCATCTTACTTGCTGAGCCACATGTCTGTCCTTTTTTAACACAGGGTCTCACGTAGTCTAAGCCAGCTCTCAACACCCTGTTTTGCTTAGAAtaaccttgaatttttgatcctccAGCATCCACA comes from the Onychomys torridus chromosome 11, mOncTor1.1, whole genome shotgun sequence genome and includes:
- the LOC118593078 gene encoding MKI67 FHA domain-interacting nucleolar phosphoprotein-like isoform X1 — protein: MAVVAGPSEPSLALDPLEDSKFQEQLTQLQQRVRKQKKGENLKPGVIFLGHLPSTLNESHIYDYFTQFGTINRFRLSRSKRTGNSRGYAFVEFESEDVAKIVAETMDNYLFGERLLSCKFLPPEKVHKELFKQWNVPFQQPSFPAVKRYNQKRGHLQMLKMECRFKKKEKLLRKKLAKKGIDYSFPSLVLPKPKKGTSKDTLSTPKDAEDSKVTQVSPTPRERLLGVPRRKEKMRRITTRIRRRSKKSKKSVDSEGPTPICTPTFLERRKSQVIEINDDKDNEIIFKQPVSTVNEEGQKTPTPSRSGEKRPRKRKSNQ
- the LOC118593078 gene encoding MKI67 FHA domain-interacting nucleolar phosphoprotein-like isoform X2; the protein is MAVVAGPSEPSLALDPLEDSKFQEQLTQLQQRVRKKKGENLKPGVIFLGHLPSTLNESHIYDYFTQFGTINRFRLSRSKRTGNSRGYAFVEFESEDVAKIVAETMDNYLFGERLLSCKFLPPEKVHKELFKQWNVPFQQPSFPAVKRYNQKRGHLQMLKMECRFKKKEKLLRKKLAKKGIDYSFPSLVLPKPKKGTSKDTLSTPKDAEDSKVTQVSPTPRERLLGVPRRKEKMRRITTRIRRRSKKSKKSVDSEGPTPICTPTFLERRKSQVIEINDDKDNEIIFKQPVSTVNEEGQKTPTPSRSGEKRPRKRKSNQ